One genomic segment of Drosophila melanogaster chromosome 3R includes these proteins:
- the Orp8 gene encoding Oxysterol-binding protein-related protein 8, isoform D translates to MVYPSAKYPLQYSAFVPVRQAGNYTLIFARFRLLKKYLDADSQNEAPNAVMSGLESESESDPAEPAQDDVVDQQCVETSYVPFTEEEFGEQGEQVEELAEENKSLIWCIVKQVRPGMDLSKVVLPTFILEPRSFLDKLSDSYYHADLLSKAVQEDDAFTRMKLVVQWYLSSFYKKPKGLKKPYNPILGERFRCYWQHPSGSRTFYIAEQVSHHPPVSAFYVTNREDGFSITCSILAKSKFYGNSTSAVLEGAATMTLLPRGECYTATTPYAHCKGILMGTLSMELGGKINIECENTGYRTELEFKLKPFLGGADATNVVVGKIKLGKETLATINGHWDKECRVKDSKTGEETVLFKVDAETRSKRLTRYMVPLDLQEANESQRLWQRVSEAIANEDQVAATEEKTVLEERQRADAKERLSSDSVHMPDLFELDSYGQWLYKYADLRPWDSRNDVRQYECQFKVLTQTRHKSVPIVHGAEMIHPLRSSIETLSRTQRQSPAGQPLPPGGSAVPKAKNKSLVLAPRDTNSDSSQSPQGAVKRSSSSAIKQLALAVDQVNRVLEQHTRQLNEISQRLERMQYSPPPSSMSAHSLHMLGGGVSQSTVIKSLIYALIGLAFSLILRWLFK, encoded by the exons ATGGTTTATCCTAGCGCTAAATACCCTTTACAGTATTCTGCTTTTGTGCCCGTGCGACAGGCGGGAAATTATACCCTGATTTTCGCCAGATTCAGACTGCTAAAGAAAT ATTTGGACGCTGACAGCCAGAATGAAGCACCCAATGCCGTCATGTCTGGTCTGGAGTCGGAATCCGAATCGGATCCGGCAGAGCCGGCGCAGGATGATGTCGTTGATCAGCAGTGTGTGGAGACCTCGTATGTGCCCTTCACTGAGGAGGAGTTTGGCGAG CAAGGGGAGCAGGTAGAGGAGTTGGCAGAGGAGAACAAGAGCCTAATTTGGTGCATTGTCAAGCAGGTGCGACCGGGAATGGATTTGAGCAAGGTAGTACTACCCACATTTATCCTGGAGCCCCGCTCATTCCTGGACAAGTTATCCGACTCGTATTACCATGCGGACTTGCTCTCTAA GGCCGTTCAGGAAGATGACGCGTTCACACGCATGAAGCTTGTAGTGCAATGGTACCTGTCCAGCTTTTACAAAAAACCCAAGGGCCTAAAGAAGCCCTACAATCCGATTCTGGGCGAGAGGTTCCGTTGCTATTGGCAGCATCCCAGTGGCAGCCGAACCTTTTATATTGCAGAGCAGGTGTCGCACCATCCGCCCGTATCGGCATTCTACGTGACGAACCGCGAGGACGGCTTCAGCATCACCTGCTCCATCCTGGCGAAATCGAAGTTCTACGGCAACAGCACTTCTGCGGTGCTTGAGGGCGCTGCCACAATGACGTTGCTGCCGCGCGGTGAGTGTTACACGGCCACAACGCCGTACGCCCACTGCAAGGGCATCCTGATGGGCACGCTCTCCATGGAGCTGGGTGGCAAGATCAACATCGAGTGTGAGAACACCGGTTACAGGACGGAGCTGGAATTCAAGCTGAAGCCGTTCCTCGGAGGAGCGGACGCCACCAATGTGGTAGTCGGCAAGATCAAGCTGGGCAAGGAGACGCTGGCCACTATCAACGGTCACTGGGACAAGGAGTGTCGCGTAAAGGACTCCAAGACGGGAGAGGAAACGGTATTGTTCAAGGTGGATGCTGAGACACGTTCCAAGCGTCTTACCCGGTACATGGTGCCGCTGGACCTACAAGAGGCCAACGAATCCCAGCGCCTGTGGCAGCGAGTATCCGAAGCGATTGCCAATGAGGATCAGGTTGCGGCCACAGAGGAGAAGACCGTGCTCGAGGAGCGCCAGCGAGCTGATGCCAAGGAGCGACTCAGCTCCGACTCTGTCCATATGCCCGATCTCTTCGAGCTGGACAGCTACGGTCAATGGCTGTACAAGTACGCCGATCTGCGGCCCTGGGACTCGCGCAACGATGTCCGCCAGTACGAGTGTCAGTTCAAGGTCCTGACCCAGACGCGTCACAAGTCCGTGCCCATTGTCCATGGGGCCGAGATGATCCACCCCCTGCGCAGCTCCATCGAGACATTATCCCGCACCCAAAGACAATCGCCAGCCGGACAGCCCTTACCGCCGGGCGGCTCCGCTGTGCCCAAGGCCAAGAATAAGAGCTTGGTGCTGGCGCCGCGCGACACTAACTCGGACTCCAGTCAGTCGCCGCAGGGAGCGGTCAAGCGCAGCTCCTCCAGCGCCATTAAGCA ACTTGCTTTGGCCGTGGACCAGGTGAACCGGGTGTTGGAGCAGCATACCCGACAGCTGAATGAGATCAGCCAGCGCCTGGAGCGCATGCAGTACTCGCCCCCGCCTAGTAGCATGAGTGCGCATTCGCTTCATATGTTGGGCGGCGGCGTATCGCAGTCGACGGTGATCAAGTCGCTAATCTACGCTCTGATCGGGCTGGCTTTCAGCCTGATCCTGCGCTGGCTGTTCAAGTAG